The following are encoded together in the Primulina tabacum isolate GXHZ01 chromosome 18, ASM2559414v2, whole genome shotgun sequence genome:
- the LOC142533653 gene encoding uncharacterized protein LOC142533653 — protein sequence MANFHSRSNSLPSECIPVMNEIQDQLCQLKGSEATSTTGKSTSSNLAGLVSLHKSLKNLIQTPSFQQALWHDQCGSWIDEVLEGSLALIDLCGFSRDVASISKESIRDLKSSIRRNRGQTATSDDINSYVASRKKIYKMVNNKCVMNSKRCKQNSTTLVQEDVDLKTMVIVFREIEAISSSVLNSVLSLLSGSKARSKHRNWSLLSKFTQTSRIYSEADQECSYNDLFNEHFYEPIKGIDNATLQNIMKKLKGSEMAIHELEEGLEALFRSLVKTRVSLLNVLSDH from the coding sequence ATGGCTAATTTCCATTCTAGATCAAACAGTTTACCATCTGAATGCATTCCAGTAATGAATGAGATTCAAGATCAGTTATGCCAGTTAAAGGGATCAGAAGCCACATCAACAACAGGCAAATCTACGAGTTCAAACTTGGCTGGCCTCGTTAGTTTGCACAAATCCCTCAAGAATCTGATCCAGACGCCTTCATTCCAGCAAGCCCTCTGGCATGACCAATGTGGGAGTTGGATTGATGAGGTTCTTGAAGGGTCACTCGCTCTCATCGATCTTTGTGGATTTTCAAGAGATGTTGCCTCTATATCCAAGGAATCCATTCGAGATCTAAAATCCTCCATTAGGAGAAATAGAGGTCAAACAGCCACATCAGATGACATCAATTCTTATGTGGCCTCAAGAAAAAAGATTTACAAAATGGTCAACAATAAGTGTGTCATGAACTCGAAAAGGTGCAAGCAGAATTCAACAACACTTGTACAAGAAGATGTTGATCTTAAAACAATGGTTATAGTATTTAGAGAAATTGAGGCTATTTCTTCATCAGTCCTAAATTCGGTATTGTCACTCCTTTCTGGTTCAAAAGCAAGATCAAAGCATAGAAATTGGTCCTTGCTTTCAAAGTTCACTCAAACAAGCCGCATATATTCTGAAGCAGATCAAGAATGTAGTTACAATGACTTATTTAACGAGCACTTCTACGAGCCCATCAAAGGCATTGATAACGCAACGCTTCAAAACATCATGAAGAAGTTGAAAGGATCAGAAATGGCAATCCATGAACTTGAGGAGGGATTGGAAGCTTTGTTTAGGAGTTTAGTGAAAACAAGAGTTTCTCTGCTTAATGTTCTCAGTGATCATTAA
- the LOC142532699 gene encoding LOW QUALITY PROTEIN: putative inactive purple acid phosphatase 29 (The sequence of the model RefSeq protein was modified relative to this genomic sequence to represent the inferred CDS: deleted 1 base in 1 codon), with protein MATKGKVSQLLALAMCITLLCVHAGQRELRFDGERGEFRILQVADMHYADGKTTPCEDVFPSQMPSCSDLNTTYFIRRLILAEKPHLIVFTGDNIFGFDATDAASSMDAAFAPAISSNIPWAAVLGNHDQESTLSREGVMKYITGLKNTLSQFNPSEVDVIDGYGNYNLEVHGSEGSSLANKSVLNLYFLDSGDYSNVPSIPGYDWIKPSQQLWFERTSLKLQKSYMKKPEPQKGPAPGLVYFHIPLPEYASFDSSNYTGVKQEGISSASMNSGFFTTMASAGDVKAVFTGHDHLNDFCGELAGIHLCYAGGFGYHAYGKAGWSRRARIVVSSLLKTENGSWGGVKSIKTWKLLDDENLTAIDGQVIWSKSSNGKPMMH; from the exons ATGGCGACTAAGGGGAAGGTGTCTCAACTGCTAGCTTTGGCCATGTGCATAACTCTCCTGTGCGTCCATGCCGGGCAGCGAGAGCTCAGATTTGACGGTGAAAGGGGAGAGTTCAGGATTCTGCAAGTGGCGGACATGCACTACGCCGACGGGAAGACCACTCCCTGCGAGGATGTGTTTCCATCGCAGATGCCTTCCTGCTCGGATCTCAACACTACTTATTTCATCCGCCGTTTGATTTTAGCAGAGAAGCCTCACCTCATTGTTTTCACAG GAGATAATATTTTTGGGTTCGATGCTACGGATGCAGCATCGTCCATGGATGCAGCCTTTGCTCCAGCCATATCATCCAACATACCATGGGCCGCTGTTCTTGGAAATCATGACCAAGAATCTACATTATCAAGGGAGGGTGTGATGAAATATATCACAGGCTTGAAAAACACTTTGTCTCAGTTTAATCCTTCCGAGGTTGATGTAATTGATGGATATGGGAATTATAATTTGGAGGTTCATGGAAGT GAAGGTTCTAGTTTAGCGAATAAATCAGTTCTTAATCTATACTTCTTGGACAGTGGAGATTACTCGAATGTTCCGTCCATTCCTGGCTACGATTGGATCAAGCCTTCTCAGCAGCTTTGGTTTGAGCGTACTTCACTTAAACTTCAG AAGAGTTACATGAAAAAGCCAGAGCCTCAAAAGGGTCCTGCTCCAGGGCTCGTGTACTTTCACATCCCGCTGCCCGAATATGCAAGCTTTGATTCATCTAACTATACTGGGGTGAAACAAGAAGGAATTAGTTCTGCTTCTATGAACTCTGGTTTTTTCACAACCATGGCATCAGCAGGGGATGTGAAGGCCGTTTTCACAGGTCACGATCATCTTAATGATTTTTGTGGTGAGTTGGCTGGCATACATTTATGCTATGCTGGAGGATTCGGCTATCATGCTTACGGGAAGGCTGGATGGTCTAGGAGAGCAAGAATTGTGGTTTCTTCTTTACTGAAAACAGAGAATGGATCATGGGGAGGAGTCAAGTCTATTAAAACATGGAAGCTTTTAGACGATGAGAATCTTACTGCTATCGATGGTCAGGTGATATGGAGCAAGAGCTCCAATGGTAAGCCTATGATGCATTGA
- the LOC142532501 gene encoding lysine histidine transporter-like 8 → MDSKMAELPMAMLDPQDSWLPITESRNGNACYAAFHTLSSGIGFQSLVLPLAFTALGWVWGIVSLCLGFIWQLYTLWLLNQLHESVPGTRYSRYLGLSMAAFGEKLGKFLALFPTLYLAGGTCVSLIMIGGDTLKIFFHTVCGTTCNANSLSTFEWYLIFVCIAVILAQLPNLNSIAGVSLIGAITAVTYCTLTWAMSISKTMPLGVSYEPMEMQSEMSKICSVLNALGIIAFAFRGHNLVLEIQGTMPSNLKSPSQVPMWKGVKFSYLIIACCLFPMAIGGYWAYGNLIPANGGMLSALDKYHRNDISRAILGLTSLFVVINSLTSFQIYAMPVFDNLEFRYTSNKNGPCPWWLRTGLRIFFGCLAFLISVALPFLKDLAGLLGGIALPLTLAYPCLMWIRIKKPQKYTGMWCLNWLLGSLGMLLSVSLVFGAIWTIATQGIEVHFFKPQ, encoded by the exons ATGGATTCCAAAATGGCCGAGCTGCCTATGGCTATG CTTGATCCCCAGGATTCATGGCTTCCAATCACTGAATCCCGAAATGGGAACGCCTGTTACGCGGCATTTCATACGCTTAGCTCCGGAATCGGATTCCAGTCCCTTGTATTGCCTCTTGCCTTTACTGCTCTTGGTTG GGTGTGGGGAATTGTGAGCCTGTGTTTGGGTTTTATCTGGCAATTGTACACGTTATGGTTGCTGAATCAACTACATGAATCAGTTCCTGGGACGCGCTACAGCCGATACCTCGGGTTATCAATGGCGGCTTTTG GGGAAAAGCTGGGAAAATTTCTAGCCCTATTCCCAACTCTGTACCTAGCTGGTGGCACCTGTGTTAGCCTAATAATGATCGGAGGTGACACACTGAAAATCTTTTTCCACACTGTATGTGGTACAACTTGCAACGCCAATTCACTCTCAACGTTCGAGTGGTACCTTATTTTTGTGTGCATAGCCGTGATTTTAGCGCAGCTTCCAAATCTGAACTCCATCGCTGGGGTTTCTCTGATTGGTGCGATCACTGCCGTAACGTATTGCACTTTGACATGGGCTATGTCTATCTCGAAAACAATGCCCTTGGGAGTATCGTATGAACCCATGGAGATGCAATCGGAAATGTCGAAAATTTGCAGCGTTTTGAATGCACTTGGGATCATCGCCTTTGCTTTCAGGGGACATAATCTTGTCTTAGAAATTCAG GGTACAATGCCTTCGAATCTAAAGAGCCCGTCGCAAGTGCCAATGTGGAAAGGGGTGAAGTTTTCATACTTGATCATTGCATGCTGCTTGTTTCCAATGGCAATAGGGGGTTATTGGGCGTATGGAAATTTG ATACCGGCAAATGGAGGCATGTTGAGTGCATTAGACAAATACCATAGAAATGACATATCCAGGGCAATACTGGGATTAACAAGTCTGTTCGTGGTAATCAACAGCCTGACTTCATTTCAGATATACGCAATGCCAGTTTTTGACAATCTTGAGTTCAGATACACCAGCAACAAGAATGGACCATGCCCGTGGTGGCTTAGAACTGGGCTGCGTATTTTCTTTGGCTGCCTTGCTTTTTTAATCTCAGTCGCGCTACCGTTCCTGAAAGATCTGGCTGGTTTACTGGGAGGCATCGCGCTACCACTCACTCTAGCATACCCCTGCTTGATGTGGATCAGGATAAAGAAACCTCAAAAGTATACTGGAATGTGGTGCCTAAACTGGTTGCTTGGATCTCTTGGAATGTTGTTGAGTGTTTCGCTAGTCTTTGGAGCGATATGGACTATAGCAACACAAGGAATTGAAGTCCATTTCTTTAAACCACAGTAA
- the LOC142532700 gene encoding uncharacterized protein LOC142532700 — protein sequence MSNFHSRSNSLPCKSHPVMDEIQDHLYWLRGSEITSAKSICSNLACLINLHEGIKNLIQVPSIQQAISHYQCGTWIEEILEGSLGLVDLCGFSRDVVSLTKESVQDLESSIRRNRGETAIAKDVDSYVASRKKINQMISNNIKNMKCFNKNLTPLLENAEDLKAIVTVLKETEAISSSVLKSVLILVSGAKRRSKQRSWLLLSKLAQTNRVRDEMEQEMDGGDMLYALNVSMLQKGMNKFTNQNLLTKLKSSEVTIQDLEEGLESFFRSSVKTRVSLLNALNH from the coding sequence ATGTCTAATTTCCATTCTAGATCAAACAGTTTACCATGTAAATCTCATCCAGTAATGGATGAGATTCAAGATCATTTATACTGGCTAAGGGGCTCAGAAATCACCTCAGCAAAATCCATTTGTTCGAACTTAGCTTGCCTCATTAATTTGCATGAAGGAATCAAGAATCTGATTCAGGTTCCTTCAATACAACAAGCCATCTCCCATTACCAATGTGGGACTTGGATTGAAGAGATTCTTGAAGGATCACTTGGGCTCGTGGATCTTTGTGGATTTTCGAGAGATGTTGTTTCCTTAACCAAGGAGTCCGTTCAAGATCTCGAATCCTCCATCAGAAGAAACAGAGGTGAAACAGCCATAGCAAAGGACGTCGATTCTTACGTGGCCTCAAGAAAGAAGATTAACCAAATGATCAGTAACAACATCAAGAATATGAAGTGCTTCAACAAGAACTTAACACCACTCCTAGAAAATGCAGAAGATCTTAAAGCCATCGTGACAGTGTTAAAAGAAACGGAGGCTATTTCTTCCTCTGTTTTGAAATCTGTACTGATACTCGTGTCCGGGGCAAAGAGAAGATCGAAGCAAAGAAGTTGGTTATTGCTTTCGAAGCTCGCCCAAACTAACCGTGTACGTGATGAGATGGAGCAAGAAATGGATGGTGGAGATATGTTGTATGCATTGAATGTCAGCATGCTGCAAAAAGGGATGAACAAATTTACAAATCAAAATCTGTTGACGAAACTGAAATCATCAGAAGTGACAATACAGGATCTTGAAGAGGGATTAGAATCTTTCTTTAGGAGTTCAGTGAAAACCAGAGTTTCTCTTCTTAATGCTCTGAACCATTAG